From a single Natronorubrum tibetense GA33 genomic region:
- a CDS encoding inorganic phosphate transporter gives MVEIVTIATFLVAALASLFMAWAIGAGSSGSTPFAPAVGANAISVMRAGFLVGILGFAGAVLQGANVSEAVGADLIGGVTLSPMAATIALIIAAGLVALGVFAGYPIATAFTVTGAVVGVGLAMGGDPAWAKYTEIATLWILTPFVGGGLAYAIARVLRSEPIAEEYLIIGLSALVGVIVANIEFAILGSADAGGESIAQASSGWVPGPELVGVVAATTVMAALWAGAIAIDLRNEIEQGERHFLLILGGLVAFSAGGSQVGLAVGPLIPLSGDVGLPLIALLVGGGFGLLLGSWTGAPRMIKAISQDYSSLGPRRSIAALIPSFIIAQVAVLYGIPVSFNEIIVSAIIGSGYAAAGAGGGVSARKMGFTVLAWIGSLAGSIIISYVGFVVIDALLF, from the coding sequence ATGGTCGAGATCGTGACGATCGCGACGTTTCTGGTCGCTGCACTTGCCAGTCTCTTCATGGCCTGGGCGATCGGTGCCGGCTCGAGCGGGTCGACACCGTTTGCTCCGGCTGTCGGCGCGAACGCGATTTCGGTAATGCGAGCGGGCTTTCTCGTCGGTATTCTCGGATTCGCCGGTGCCGTTTTGCAGGGCGCGAACGTCTCCGAGGCGGTCGGTGCCGACCTGATCGGGGGTGTGACATTGTCACCGATGGCGGCAACGATCGCGCTGATCATTGCGGCCGGACTGGTCGCGCTCGGCGTCTTCGCGGGGTATCCGATAGCGACCGCGTTTACGGTGACCGGCGCTGTCGTCGGTGTCGGGCTCGCGATGGGGGGTGATCCCGCGTGGGCGAAGTACACCGAAATCGCCACGCTGTGGATTCTGACGCCCTTCGTCGGCGGGGGCCTCGCCTACGCGATCGCTCGAGTACTCCGGAGCGAACCGATCGCCGAGGAGTATCTGATAATCGGTCTGTCGGCACTGGTCGGCGTCATCGTCGCGAACATCGAGTTTGCGATCCTCGGTTCGGCGGATGCCGGCGGTGAATCGATCGCACAGGCCTCGAGTGGCTGGGTTCCGGGACCGGAGCTCGTCGGTGTCGTCGCCGCGACGACCGTGATGGCAGCGCTCTGGGCGGGTGCGATCGCGATCGATCTTCGGAACGAGATCGAACAGGGCGAGCGCCATTTCCTGCTGATTCTCGGCGGACTGGTTGCGTTCTCCGCCGGCGGCAGTCAGGTCGGGCTGGCGGTCGGGCCGCTGATTCCGCTGTCGGGTGACGTCGGCCTGCCGCTGATCGCCCTGCTCGTCGGCGGCGGGTTCGGACTCCTGCTCGGGTCGTGGACCGGCGCGCCGCGGATGATCAAGGCGATCTCGCAGGACTACTCCTCGCTCGGTCCGCGACGGTCGATCGCCGCGCTCATCCCGTCGTTCATTATCGCCCAGGTCGCTGTCCTCTACGGCATTCCCGTCTCGTTCAACGAGATCATCGTCAGTGCGATCATCGGGAGCGGCTACGCTGCGGCCGGCGCCGGCGGCGGCGTCAGTGCACGCAAGATGGGATTCACCGTTCTCGCGTGGATCGGTTCGCTGGCCGGTTCGATCATCATCTCTTATGTCGGCTTCGTCGTGATCGACGCGCTGCTGTTCTGA
- a CDS encoding methyltransferase domain-containing protein: MYLLELGGEDDAFAAREASSGAADVRRIAPGLAVAKAVAPERIRGLAYTHRASKLLGRTDADPASARALLETASIDREGTVAVRATDVHGSSGVDTGRAERELGQILVDRGFEVDLDDPDHVLRATFSEGALESGGGLEAGKATGDLFASEPDDTLEKTVSVCALGWLAAESVRDFGSRAPTDKPFFQPGSMDPLLARAVANVAGARPGATVLDPMCGTGGVLVEAGLVGADVVGTDAQAKMVAGARENLGHFLDSDELSSVGVERGEWHVARGDATRLPLADDAVDGVVFDAPYGRQSKIETHRLEDLVSGALSEACRVAPRAVVVADRSWAGEARAAGWELEAAFERRVHRSLTRYVLILERR, translated from the coding sequence GTGTATCTACTCGAGCTCGGCGGCGAGGACGACGCCTTTGCGGCCCGCGAAGCGAGTAGTGGGGCCGCCGACGTCCGCCGAATCGCCCCCGGACTCGCCGTCGCAAAGGCCGTCGCTCCCGAGCGAATCCGCGGGTTGGCGTACACTCACCGTGCAAGCAAGCTACTCGGCCGGACCGACGCCGACCCGGCGAGCGCCCGTGCGCTGCTCGAGACCGCATCGATCGATCGCGAGGGAACGGTTGCAGTTCGTGCGACCGACGTCCACGGCTCGAGCGGCGTCGACACCGGGCGGGCCGAACGTGAACTCGGCCAAATCCTGGTCGATCGTGGCTTCGAAGTGGACCTCGACGATCCCGACCACGTGCTCCGGGCGACGTTTTCGGAGGGGGCACTCGAGTCCGGTGGCGGGCTCGAGGCTGGCAAAGCGACTGGTGACCTGTTCGCGTCGGAACCGGACGACACACTCGAAAAAACCGTCTCGGTCTGTGCGCTCGGCTGGCTCGCGGCAGAGAGCGTGCGCGATTTCGGCTCGCGCGCGCCTACGGACAAACCGTTCTTCCAGCCCGGGAGCATGGACCCGCTGCTCGCCCGCGCCGTCGCGAACGTCGCGGGGGCCCGGCCCGGGGCGACGGTGCTGGACCCGATGTGTGGCACCGGCGGCGTGCTCGTCGAAGCCGGACTGGTGGGTGCCGACGTCGTCGGGACGGACGCCCAGGCGAAGATGGTCGCGGGTGCGCGGGAGAATTTGGGTCACTTTCTCGATTCGGACGAGCTCTCATCCGTAGGTGTCGAGCGAGGCGAGTGGCACGTCGCCCGCGGCGACGCGACCCGACTGCCGCTGGCGGACGACGCCGTCGACGGCGTGGTGTTCGACGCCCCCTACGGCCGACAGTCGAAGATCGAGACGCACCGACTCGAGGACCTCGTGTCGGGTGCGCTGTCGGAGGCCTGCCGGGTTGCCCCGCGGGCCGTCGTGGTCGCGGATCGATCGTGGGCCGGCGAGGCCCGAGCCGCGGGCTGGGAGCTCGAGGCCGCGTTCGAACGCCGCGTGCATCGGTCGTTGACCCGGTACGTGCTGATTCTCGAACGACGATAA
- a CDS encoding TATA-box-binding protein, which produces MTDPKDTINIENVVASTGIGQELDLQSVAMDLEGADYDPEQFPGLVYRTQNPKSAALIFRSGKIVCTGAKSTDDVHESLRIVFDKLRELQIQVNEDPEIVVQNIVTSADLGRNLNLNAIAIGLGLENIEYEPEQFPGLVYRLDDPEVVALLFGSGKLVITGGKKPVDAEHAVDKIVSRLEDLGLLE; this is translated from the coding sequence ATGACGGATCCCAAGGACACCATCAACATCGAAAACGTGGTGGCGTCGACCGGTATCGGACAGGAGCTCGACCTGCAGAGCGTGGCCATGGACCTCGAGGGGGCCGACTACGACCCCGAACAGTTCCCCGGTCTCGTCTACCGCACGCAGAACCCCAAGTCCGCCGCCCTGATCTTCCGCTCGGGGAAGATCGTCTGTACCGGCGCGAAATCGACCGATGACGTCCACGAGAGTCTACGTATCGTCTTCGATAAGCTCCGCGAACTGCAGATTCAGGTCAACGAGGACCCTGAGATCGTCGTCCAGAACATCGTCACCAGCGCCGACCTGGGCCGCAACCTCAACCTGAACGCGATCGCGATCGGTCTCGGTCTCGAGAACATCGAGTACGAACCCGAACAGTTCCCCGGCCTGGTCTACCGCCTCGACGACCCCGAAGTGGTGGCCCTGCTCTTTGGTTCCGGGAAACTCGTCATCACCGGCGGAAAGAAGCCCGTCGACGCCGAACACGCCGTCGACAAGATCGTCTCCCGACTCGAGGACCTCGGCCTGCTCGAGTAA
- a CDS encoding DUF7344 domain-containing protein, producing the protein MTIHPDRLATAQDSPAPGSIERFQGALPRAAVRRVLGNDRRREVLRCLLAEDGPLSVSTLVARIADAEHDATAVTSLLELRQRVHVSLCRTHLPLLQEHRALAYDQVQGLVSPGATLPAFGPLLDEEGLEGPIDSRLEQRSE; encoded by the coding sequence ATGACGATCCATCCAGACCGACTGGCGACCGCGCAGGATAGCCCCGCTCCCGGCAGTATCGAGCGATTTCAGGGAGCCCTCCCGCGTGCGGCAGTCCGTCGCGTGCTGGGCAACGACCGTCGACGCGAGGTGCTCCGCTGTCTCCTCGCCGAGGACGGCCCTCTCTCGGTGTCCACGCTCGTCGCACGGATCGCGGACGCCGAACACGACGCGACGGCCGTCACGTCGCTGCTCGAACTTCGCCAGCGCGTCCACGTCTCGCTCTGTCGGACCCACCTGCCGCTGCTTCAGGAACACCGGGCCCTCGCGTACGACCAGGTACAGGGACTCGTCTCTCCCGGCGCGACGCTCCCGGCGTTCGGGCCGTTGCTCGACGAGGAGGGCCTCGAGGGACCGATCGACTCTCGACTGGAGCAGCGGTCAGAGTAA
- the hisG gene encoding ATP phosphoribosyltransferase: MRIAVPNKGRLHEPTIDLLERAGLHLENGADRKLYADTVDPEVSVLFARAADIPEYVSDGAADLGITGLDQVHEARVDDVSELLDLEFGRCRLVLAAPEDGDIESVADLAGKTVATEFPNITRDFFADTGVEPDIVEVTGATELTPHVEMADAIVDITSTGTTLKMNRLAVVDEVLSSSVRLFGREDVLSEPKVEEVRTALSSVKQAEGKRYLMMNVPTTKLDDVRDVIPGMGGPTVMDIAGADENGDGKVAVHVVVDEQDVFETITEVKKAGASDILVTEIERLIE, encoded by the coding sequence ATGCGAATCGCCGTTCCCAACAAGGGCCGCCTGCACGAGCCGACGATCGACCTTCTCGAGCGGGCGGGACTCCATCTCGAGAACGGTGCCGATCGGAAACTGTACGCCGACACTGTCGACCCCGAGGTTTCGGTCCTCTTCGCCCGCGCGGCGGACATCCCGGAGTACGTCTCCGACGGTGCAGCGGACCTCGGCATCACGGGGCTCGATCAGGTCCACGAGGCCCGCGTCGATGACGTCTCGGAACTGCTGGACCTCGAGTTCGGCCGCTGTCGGCTCGTCCTCGCGGCCCCCGAGGACGGCGACATCGAGAGCGTCGCGGATCTGGCGGGCAAGACGGTCGCGACTGAGTTCCCCAACATCACCCGTGACTTCTTCGCGGACACCGGCGTCGAGCCCGATATCGTCGAGGTAACGGGCGCGACGGAACTGACGCCCCACGTCGAGATGGCCGACGCCATCGTCGACATCACGAGCACGGGAACGACGCTCAAAATGAACCGACTGGCCGTCGTCGACGAGGTGCTCTCGAGTTCGGTCCGGCTGTTCGGCCGCGAGGACGTCCTCTCCGAGCCGAAAGTCGAGGAGGTTCGGACGGCGCTCTCCTCGGTCAAGCAGGCCGAGGGCAAGCGCTACCTGATGATGAACGTCCCGACGACGAAACTAGACGACGTCCGGGACGTCATCCCCGGGATGGGCGGGCCGACCGTGATGGATATCGCGGGAGCGGACGAGAACGGCGACGGAAAGGTGGCCGTCCACGTCGTCGTCGACGAACAGGACGTGTTCGAGACGATCACCGAGGTCAAAAAGGCCGGCGCGAGCGATATATTAGTCACCGAAATCGAGCGGCTGATCGAGTAG
- a CDS encoding acetate--CoA ligase translates to MVDDGSDSLRRGGVPKRRPPSQFARGATVTDPELRERFAREWPDCWAESAALLEWTEPYDEILEDDDAPFYRWFVGGRLNAAENCIDRHLEAGRKTQVALRWEGKRGERRTYTYHDLHREVSAVAAALCDLGVGEDDVVTCYLPKLPELPIAMLACARIGALHNVVFAGFAPDALVERMADTDSSALITCDGAFREGTAVDQKRKADAALADLEASIPTVVVDRLGSDHETRLGPDQYDYDALVERFDGADVPPVARAATDPLFHIHTSGTTGEPQRMTHATGGYLAGTAWTTRTVFDLSPGDTYWCTADLGWITGHSYVVYGPLARGATVVLAEGSLRYPDRHRPWELIERNGVEVFYTTPGVIRTFMKWGESFPAAHDRSSLRLLGTVGEPIGPDTWEWYYRHVGDERCPIVDTWWQTETGAVLLSTLPGLDEMKPGAAGPPLPGIEAQVVDSDGRELPPGEPGYLTLTKPWPSMLSPVEGDRYWVLAEYWQQFSDRRADTWRYFTGDRAVVDEDGYVTATGRADDVVTVGNRRLGTAELEAAITAVDGVTEAAAVAGSADGETDLYVFATAEQERTDRDALRGAIRDAVVERIGRFAEPAAVVFTPELPETHSGKTMYRVLEGVVDDERLEDTEPLRNPEIVGELETVWRSE, encoded by the coding sequence ATGGTCGACGACGGCTCCGACTCGCTCCGCCGTGGCGGCGTTCCGAAGCGGCGGCCACCGTCGCAGTTCGCTCGAGGGGCGACGGTCACCGACCCGGAGCTCCGCGAACGCTTTGCCCGGGAATGGCCCGACTGCTGGGCGGAGTCCGCCGCGCTACTCGAGTGGACCGAGCCCTACGACGAGATACTGGAGGACGACGACGCGCCGTTCTACCGGTGGTTCGTCGGGGGTCGTCTCAACGCGGCCGAGAACTGTATCGATCGCCACCTCGAGGCCGGTCGGAAGACGCAGGTCGCGCTCCGCTGGGAGGGTAAACGCGGCGAGCGACGGACGTACACCTACCACGACCTCCACCGGGAGGTGTCGGCCGTCGCCGCCGCGCTCTGCGACCTCGGCGTCGGAGAAGACGACGTCGTCACGTGCTACCTGCCGAAACTGCCCGAACTTCCGATCGCGATGCTCGCCTGCGCGCGGATCGGCGCGCTGCACAACGTCGTCTTCGCGGGCTTCGCCCCCGACGCGCTCGTCGAGCGGATGGCCGATACCGACTCGAGCGCGCTGATAACCTGTGACGGCGCGTTCCGCGAGGGGACCGCGGTCGACCAGAAGCGCAAGGCCGACGCGGCGCTGGCCGACCTCGAGGCGTCGATTCCGACGGTCGTCGTCGACCGCCTCGGATCGGATCACGAGACGCGACTCGGCCCGGACCAGTACGACTACGACGCGCTGGTCGAGCGCTTCGACGGCGCGGACGTCCCACCGGTGGCGCGGGCGGCGACCGATCCGCTCTTTCACATTCACACGTCGGGGACGACCGGCGAGCCCCAGCGGATGACCCACGCGACCGGGGGCTATCTCGCCGGGACCGCGTGGACGACCCGGACCGTCTTCGATCTCTCGCCGGGGGACACCTACTGGTGTACGGCCGATCTGGGCTGGATTACGGGCCACTCCTACGTCGTCTACGGCCCGCTGGCCCGCGGCGCGACGGTCGTCCTCGCGGAGGGAAGCCTTCGGTATCCTGACCGTCACCGGCCGTGGGAACTCATCGAGCGAAACGGCGTCGAAGTCTTCTACACGACCCCCGGCGTGATCCGGACGTTCATGAAATGGGGCGAGTCGTTCCCGGCGGCCCACGACCGCTCCTCGCTGCGGCTGCTGGGAACCGTCGGCGAACCGATCGGACCCGACACGTGGGAGTGGTACTACCGACACGTCGGCGACGAGCGCTGTCCGATCGTCGACACCTGGTGGCAGACCGAAACCGGTGCCGTCCTGCTGTCGACGTTGCCCGGCCTCGACGAGATGAAACCCGGCGCCGCCGGACCGCCGCTGCCCGGGATCGAGGCGCAGGTCGTCGATTCGGACGGTCGGGAACTGCCGCCGGGCGAACCGGGCTACCTGACGCTCACGAAGCCGTGGCCGTCCATGCTCTCGCCGGTCGAGGGCGACCGCTACTGGGTTCTCGCGGAGTACTGGCAGCAGTTCTCCGACCGCCGGGCCGACACCTGGCGCTACTTCACCGGCGACCGCGCCGTCGTCGACGAGGACGGCTACGTCACCGCTACCGGCCGCGCCGACGACGTCGTTACGGTCGGCAACCGCCGGCTGGGGACGGCCGAACTCGAGGCCGCGATCACGGCCGTCGACGGCGTCACCGAGGCCGCCGCGGTCGCCGGGAGCGCCGACGGGGAGACGGACCTCTACGTCTTCGCGACGGCCGAACAGGAGCGCACGGACCGTGACGCGCTCCGCGGAGCGATCCGGGACGCCGTCGTCGAGCGCATCGGTCGTTTCGCCGAGCCCGCGGCGGTTGTCTTCACGCCGGAACTGCCGGAGACTCACTCCGGGAAAACCATGTATCGCGTCCTCGAGGGCGTCGTCGATGACGAGCGACTCGAGGACACCGAACCGCTGCGGAACCCGGAGATCGTCGGCGAACTCGAGACGGTGTGGCGATCGGAGTGA
- a CDS encoding heavy metal translocating P-type ATPase — protein sequence MAGSAHDHGDSAHESAKPSARGEKPTDSYCSCCRICDCYRDAPGADEKPGERRAEYDEPDGEGKRDERGDDGRDHDTHDDDGHDHGAHVDHSDHEDMFRKRFFVCLVLSLPVLYYSPMLQDWFGFTAVTFPGSEFVGPVLGVAVFAYGGIPFLRMGAVEARNREPGMMLLISLAITVAFVYSVAAAAFDIGEPFFWELVTLIVIFLLGHWIEMRSVRRASGALDELAELMPETAERIADGDGETEEVPIDDLEEDDLVLVRPGSNVPADGVVEDGESNVTEAMITGESKPVKKEPGDEVIGGTTNRDGSLRVRVAATGDETTLSGIMRLVEEAQESRSRTQVLADRAAGWLFYAALGVATITAVAWTAAVGFGLPVVERVVTVLVIACPHALGLAVPLVVAINTSMAARHGMLVRDRIAMEQARNLDTVVFDKTGTLTAGEQGIVEIATVEGRSEDDVLTFAAAAEGDSEHMIAQAIRDEASDRGLSVPDVRGFEALEGRGVRATIEHDAMPAVAPGSAGRSEEGTDSGGRDGHTVSVGGPNLLRYLEAEPDTDLERFAEDAGSRGEGVVYVLSDEEIVGAVALADVIREESFEAIDALHEMGIEVAMLTGDDADVAHSVADELGIDTVFAEVLPEDKDEKILELQDRGHLVAMVGDGVNDAPALTRSDVGIAIGSGTDVAVESADVVLVENDPRDVASLVRLSAKSYRKMQENIAWAAGYNVFALPLAAGILAPIGILLSPAVGAVLMSASTVIVAVNAQLLRRADLSV from the coding sequence ATGGCCGGTTCGGCCCACGACCACGGCGACTCGGCCCACGAATCGGCGAAACCGTCCGCTCGAGGTGAGAAACCGACGGACAGCTACTGCTCGTGTTGCCGCATCTGTGACTGCTATCGTGACGCACCGGGTGCCGACGAGAAACCGGGAGAGCGACGCGCCGAGTACGACGAACCCGACGGAGAAGGCAAGCGCGACGAGCGCGGTGACGACGGACGCGACCACGACACTCACGATGACGACGGCCACGATCACGGCGCGCACGTCGACCACTCGGACCACGAGGACATGTTCCGAAAGCGGTTCTTCGTCTGCCTCGTGCTCTCCCTGCCGGTACTGTACTACAGTCCGATGCTTCAGGACTGGTTCGGCTTCACCGCCGTGACGTTCCCCGGCAGCGAGTTCGTCGGCCCCGTTCTCGGGGTCGCGGTCTTCGCCTACGGCGGCATCCCGTTTCTTCGGATGGGCGCGGTCGAGGCGCGCAACCGGGAGCCCGGAATGATGTTGCTCATCTCGCTCGCGATTACCGTCGCGTTCGTCTACAGCGTCGCGGCGGCGGCCTTCGACATCGGCGAGCCGTTCTTCTGGGAACTCGTGACCCTGATCGTCATCTTTCTGCTGGGTCACTGGATCGAAATGCGCTCCGTCAGGCGCGCCTCGGGCGCACTCGACGAACTCGCTGAGCTGATGCCCGAGACGGCCGAGCGGATCGCGGACGGTGACGGGGAGACCGAGGAAGTCCCGATCGACGATCTCGAGGAGGACGACCTCGTCCTCGTCCGGCCCGGATCGAACGTGCCGGCAGACGGCGTCGTCGAGGACGGCGAGTCGAACGTCACCGAGGCGATGATCACGGGCGAATCGAAGCCGGTGAAAAAAGAGCCGGGGGACGAGGTCATCGGCGGCACGACCAACCGGGACGGCAGCCTGCGCGTTCGCGTCGCCGCGACCGGCGATGAGACGACGCTGTCGGGAATCATGCGGCTGGTCGAGGAAGCCCAGGAGAGCCGCTCTCGGACGCAGGTCCTCGCCGATCGGGCCGCGGGCTGGCTCTTCTACGCGGCGCTCGGCGTCGCGACGATTACCGCCGTCGCCTGGACCGCCGCCGTCGGCTTCGGGCTCCCGGTCGTCGAACGCGTCGTGACGGTGCTCGTTATCGCCTGCCCGCACGCGCTCGGACTGGCCGTCCCGCTCGTGGTCGCGATCAACACCTCGATGGCCGCCCGCCACGGGATGCTCGTCCGCGACCGGATCGCCATGGAGCAAGCGCGAAACCTCGATACCGTCGTCTTCGACAAGACCGGAACGCTCACCGCGGGCGAGCAGGGCATCGTCGAAATCGCCACCGTGGAAGGCCGGAGCGAGGATGACGTGCTGACGTTCGCGGCCGCCGCCGAGGGCGACTCCGAGCACATGATCGCCCAGGCCATCCGCGACGAAGCGTCGGATCGTGGCCTCTCGGTGCCCGACGTCCGCGGGTTCGAGGCGCTCGAGGGACGGGGCGTTCGTGCGACGATCGAACACGATGCGATGCCGGCCGTTGCACCCGGGAGTGCGGGCCGTTCCGAGGAGGGAACCGATTCCGGCGGCCGAGACGGCCACACCGTCTCCGTCGGCGGTCCCAACCTGCTCCGATACCTCGAAGCCGAGCCCGATACCGACCTCGAGCGCTTCGCCGAGGATGCGGGCTCTCGAGGTGAGGGCGTCGTCTACGTCCTGTCCGACGAGGAGATCGTCGGCGCGGTCGCGCTCGCGGACGTGATCCGCGAGGAGAGTTTCGAGGCCATCGACGCGCTCCACGAGATGGGTATCGAGGTGGCGATGCTGACCGGCGACGACGCGGACGTCGCCCACAGCGTGGCCGACGAACTCGGTATCGACACCGTCTTCGCCGAGGTGCTGCCCGAGGACAAAGACGAGAAGATCCTCGAGTTACAGGACCGTGGCCACCTCGTCGCGATGGTCGGCGACGGGGTCAACGACGCGCCCGCGCTGACGCGCTCGGACGTGGGAATCGCCATCGGCTCGGGCACCGACGTCGCCGTCGAGTCCGCCGACGTGGTGCTCGTCGAGAACGACCCGCGCGACGTTGCCAGCCTCGTCCGGCTGAGCGCGAAGAGCTACCGGAAAATGCAGGAGAACATCGCCTGGGCGGCCGGCTACAACGTATTCGCGCTCCCGCTCGCCGCTGGAATCCTCGCACCGATCGGCATCCTGCTCTCGCCCGCGGTCGGCGCGGTGCTCATGTCCGCGAGTACGGTGATCGTGGCGGTCAACGCGCAGCTGCTCCGGCGGGCGGACCTCTCCGTTTGA